AGACGCCGCTGGCTGCGCCGGCCAGGACAAGCGGCGCCGACAGGCCGAGCGCGACGCCGGTGAGCGGGGCGAGCGTCTTGCGGTCCTCTTCGATCGGCAGGCCGCAGCCGAGTTGGGAGGCGCTCCACGCCGCCTCGGCTTTCCCCGTCTCGAGCAGCGCGATGCCTGAGCGGTTGGACGATGCGGCAACGAGGCCAGGTGCAAAGGCGAGCCCGGTGCAACTGCCGCCGTTCCAGCTTGCGCCGACCACCTTCCATCCCTCGGGATCGATGCCGTCGCCGCGGATCTCGACGCGGATGATGCCCTCGCCTGGCTCGCCGCGTTCGGCGGCGAGCGCCGCCCATAGGAACAGGCGGTCGCCCTCGCGCTGAAAGACGAGACGGCGCACGTCGCGTCCCTCGGCGCCGGGGATTGGCTGGAAGCTGCCCGCCCTGCCTCCGTCGAGCGAGGTCAGAACGCCTCGTTTCTCGCGCCGCGCAACCGCGATGCACGGTATGCCCGAGGCGAGACGAGCGACCGCCACCGCGTAGAGTCCGACACCGTTGTTGTCCTTGCTGCCGTGGTCGAACTCGTCGATCAGCATCGAACTCGACGCATCGCCGAGGCTGATGACTCGGAGCCCCTTGCGGCTGGCGTAGTAAAGCTGGGTGCGTGGTCCGTTCTTGAGACTCGCCACGTCATAGAGCTTTTCACCCTGCACCGTTTCGATCGTGCTCCAGCTCTCACCGCCGTCGCGTGACAGCTGGACAGTCGCGGCGTCCGAATCCTTGGCGGCGGTGAGCGCCATCAACACGCCCGGCTGCTCGGGGTCGCTGCGTACGGCAGTCACTTCGGCCTCTGGATCGGAGATGATCGTTGTCCAGCTCTCGGCGCTGTCGAGCGTGCGATAGAGGCGTCCGCCGGCAGCGGCATAGAAGGTGCGCGGCTGGCTCGGGTCGCGATGCAGGTCGACGACGTCGGCTTGGGGGCCCTCGTCGATCGTGAACGAAAGCTGCTCGGCAAAGCGTACGCCCGGCTCCGCCAGGATCGCCTCATAGACGTCGGAGGCCCGCAGCGTCTTGCCGAACGGCCAGAGCCCGTTGGGTGAGATCAAATCGTCCAGCCGTCTGAGAATGCGCAGCCGAACCGATCCGGGATCCTCGACCGGGGAGATCACGACGCGGGACGCGATGGACACGGGCCGGCAATGCGCCCACAGCACCTTCGTGCGCACACCGATCGGCCGGTAGTCTGCAAGGAGTGCGTCGATACGATTGCGCAGGAGGTCTGTCTGGTGGCTGCGAACGGTCTCCAGCGTTGCAGGCTCGCCCTGGCCGAGCGTCGGCACCACCCGGATCTCGACCATGCCCGGCTCGCCGAATACCCAGTGTTCTCGCTGGGCGTAGGCCCTCGCCCGAGATACTCCCCCGGCGAGGAGCGCGATGCGTTCGAAATCGCGCGCCGTTACCGCGCTCGAAAGGA
This DNA window, taken from Fibrobacterota bacterium, encodes the following:
- a CDS encoding baseplate J/gp47 family protein, translating into MAFPTPKLDDRSHDDLVREALEIIRARSPEWTDTSPSDPGMVLVELFAFLTDSMLYRLNRVPEKVHIALLNLIGVTMLAPAAAVVTLTFSRTTPVADKPIAIAAGTRVSDAQSAVTFTTLADAEVAAGATAVEVEAIHADLIEAELVGTGSGEPAQSFRLRRAPLIRHMPDLATVTVGVEEDPTGLDPDIAVRQFGDKPFVVWNEVSSFQGLGDADRAYVLDRATGTISFSPLGGAGSPTLGRVPSKGAEVRAWYRIGGGKAGNVLPGTLMTLREPVPGLAVTNAARASGGDDGETLERATVRGHEAVQVLSSAVTARDFERIALLAGGVSRARAYAQREHWVFGEPGMVEIRVVPTLGQGEPATLETVRSHQTDLLRNRIDALLADYRPIGVRTKVLWAHCRPVSIASRVVISPVEDPGSVRLRILRRLDDLISPNGLWPFGKTLRASDVYEAILAEPGVRFAEQLSFTIDEGPQADVVDLHRDPSQPRTFYAAAGGRLYRTLDSAESWTTIISDPEAEVTAVRSDPEQPGVLMALTAAKDSDAATVQLSRDGGESWSTIETVQGEKLYDVASLKNGPRTQLYYASRKGLRVISLGDASSSMLIDEFDHGSKDNNGVGLYAVAVARLASGIPCIAVARREKRGVLTSLDGGRAGSFQPIPGAEGRDVRRLVFQREGDRLFLWAALAAERGEPGEGIIRVEIRGDGIDPEGWKVVGASWNGGSCTGLAFAPGLVAASSNRSGIALLETGKAEAAWSASQLGCGLPIEEDRKTLAPLTGVALGLSAPLVLAGAASGVFASRDGGQRFAVAGQVEFSERAPLPPNSLYCSGTHAISVVRENAVEG